The segment TCAAATAACCAGCGTCATGACCTTGAAGGAAAAACCTTCGAAAACATACCGGAAAATACAATATCCAATCCCTTCGAGCAGTCTGAAACCACAAAAAGGCCTCACCTAAATAAAGAAAGAGACCAGGGATCAGAAACACCAAAATTCCCGCCAGCGACACCTAACATTGTACCCGATCTGGAAAATGAAATGCCAGAGGCAAACAATAAAGTTAGCAAAAATGGGAATGGGATCATGAGATTGATCACAAAAACATTCAAACGATTTACTCACAAGAAAAAACTTCTTGACAGGATGGAAGAATGGCAACCTCCAATGGCAGAAGTTCAGACCCAGGAAGATATTCCTGAACCGGTAAAAAGAGATGTGGAAATCAATTCTGGCAAAAAGGAAACAATACCTCATGAAAATATAGATTCTCCAACATTAGAGGAGATCAGAAAGGTAATTCCCATTGATCCGAAAAATATTCAGAATTCCCCTGAATGGGAAGTTCCTTCCACTCAATTTGAAAACTTCCCATTAGAAGTGACAGCTGAAATGGGACAAACAGAACATACAACCACTCCAGTTGGCCCGGATAATGATCTAAATATTGGAAACTCTTCCAAAGAGATCCAAAAAATAAAAGATGAACTTATCCTTTCAAAGCAGAGTAATGAAGACCTTACCAAGGATATAAAGAACATCTCTGGCACGATAAATGCACTGGAAGGATCTATCAATTCCTTGAAAAAGGATGAAGATAAGTTCAATTCCATTATCAATATGAGAGTCGAGGAATCCGCAGAAAAGATAGAGTTCCTGGAAAAACGTCTCAATGGATTTGAAATTACACTGGAAAGCATTCAAACCGATAATGTTGAGCTTAAGACCGGACTTAACACCATTGAGCAGAACATTATGGAACTAACAGGTTCTTACAGCATTATGCTAAATCAGATGCAGAAATTAACAGAGTTCGGCAATTCAAGATCTGCAGAGATATTTGAAACAAATAAGCGCATCGATGAACTGGATCAGACACTTGTTTCAATGAACAACGTACAGGTCGAATCCCAAAGAAGCATGCTTGAAATCCATTCGGTCACTTCTGACCTGATAAAGAGTGTGGAAAACACACATGACGCAAATAAGGAACTCAGGTCTGACAGCGAGGAACAAACTCAATTGATTAAGGATGAAATTTTGTCACTAACCGATTTTGTTGAGAAGGAGTTTAAGAACCTTGGGGCAAGAAGCTATCGTGCAAATGGTGAAAATGTCCAGCTGAACAATATAATCAAAAATTCTACTAATATGAAGCTCTGTATGGAATGGCTTGAATTCCTTATGGAACTTGTCGGACAAAATCACCTCGCAGACATCCTTTCCTACTATGAGGAACTTGGCTGGATCAGCGAAGATGTTCGCCTTGAACTTATGCGATACGCAGAAGGTATCGACTATTACATCGAGAAATCCGACTGGAAGCTCGCACCCGACGACCATGTTAAATCCATCTGGTTCATCGAACAGCTTGCAGGACTCAAAGTCGATAAGAATCGATTGTCAATCGTCGAGAAAAATATCAAAAAAGTTAAGAATGGTACAGAGATATATGGTATATAAGATCCATTTATCCAAAGACATCCCACAAAGGAACGATGAAGAATATGACAAGACCTAATTTGTTCAAAAGAAAACTTCGAGGAAATGACGAAGGCCAGGTAACAATCGATTACCTTATAGGAATTACCATATTCATTGTTGCATTATTTTTCATATTCCAGTATTCAGCAGGACTTTTCACACCATTCCAGTCCAATTCTGACGAGGTAACACTTGTTGCTGACCGTGTTGCTACGTCGATTACTGAGATGGAAATGAGTGCAGGAGATATAAGGACACCGAATCTTATTGATAGTGACAAGACAGATGATTATTTTGATACTAAGCTATCAACTAGTGGCTATTATACTGAAATTGATAAACTGGGGTTGAGGGGAGAATACCATCGATATGATCTAAATGTAACACTCGAGAACAGCACACAGATGCTCAAGATGGCAGGTGAACCACTTCCACTATCCAACAATATTGGACAAACAAAGCGTGTTGTACTCATTGAAGATACTATCACCGGCAAAACTGAAACAGCAATACTATCAGTAAGGGTGTGGTAAGATGAGAAGTCTAAACATAGTTACAATTACAGACGAAGAGGGTGCACAGATGCACACTCTTGAAGCCATAATGGCTGCAACCATAATGGTAGTCATAATTCTATTCGCAGTCCAGGCAACTTCCCTTACTCCGCTTACCTCATCAACGGCAAATGCCCACATTGAATCCCAGATGTACATCATAGGCCAGGATATGCTGACTTCACTTGACCATTCATCGAATGGACAAAACTCTGACCTGAAAGATGAGATTATTAACTGGAATGGGGAAATGTATGTCTGGAACGGTACAAATTATCAATCCGATGATAATAAAAATAATTCACTTGATGGACCTGTAGTCGATTTGCTGAAACTTATTTTAGTCGACTATGGAATCGCCCACAACATCGAGTTCACATATAGCAGTATTTCAGAATCAGGAAACTATACCAAATACAACGAAAAACTTGAAAATTACTACATATATAATGGAGATCCATCTGACAATGCAGTAATTGTTTCAAGAAAAGTATTGCTTTCTGAATCAGATGTTGGAAGCTCGTACAAAACCGCTACCGGCATACCAGATGTTGATGGTAGTACAACTGCATTATACAATATTATAGATGTGAAACTCACATTATGGCGTATGTAAAATAGATGAGAGATGTTATTATGAGAAAGTTTGACGATTCCGCTCAATTACTGTTACTTGCTGCATTCGCCATAGGATTCACTTTAGTCATAACGACCATAATGTTGAACAATGTCATCTATGCAAGCAATATGGCATCGGAATCTACCAGCGACATCAGCAATTATGAGATCTCTAACATTGCTCAGATGACAGATGAAGCTACAAGGGCTGCTTACAACGACAGTAAAAGTTATAGTGATGAAACTGCCAGAGATGCCAATATTACAGCATATATAGACAGCTATGCAAATGAAATATCAACCATATATGCATTCCGTGGTCTTTCCCTATCCTTCGATGACAGTAACCTTACTGAAGCATACTTTACAGAAAATGGACTTTATTCAGGGAACTCAGATTGGGACGTCGTTAAAAATGTAAATCGTACAGATATATTCACGATCGAGTTAACAAATACATCAAAACTTGTGGATGAGTCAAATGCATATGAAGTATACCTCATAAACCAATCCAACGGAACAGTATGGTCCATGAAAGTCTACAACGATAGTACGCATATAAACATAAGTGTTAATAATCAGATTGTTGATTCAAAAACACCAACTACATACATGATGCTTAATATCACAGGCGTATCATCTTTTAATTTTAATAAATCTACAACAAAAGACCCCTATATGATAAAATTTGTAAACTCAAGCAATGCCATGGGATATTACTCAATCTCTGGCGGACTTGCCGATGGAAGTTCTTTTGTTGAAGAGAGATACAAAGTCACAAATACAACAATCAGTGTTGCATCCAGCAATAACAAGATCAACGTATCAATACCTTTTACAATACCATGAGGATCGAACATGAAACAAATATTCCATGAAAACGAAGCCGTAGCTACCTCTGTTGGATTCATACTTACATTTTCAATAACAGTTATCACTTTTTTGCTTGTTATGAATGCATCCTATGGTATGATGAACCAGGCAGAGCATACAGTTATGAGGGAAGAATTCGAGATCCATGGAAGTAACATTGCACTCCAACTTACAGAGATGGAAACCATCGTAAACATTAGCAACAATGCAGGTGGAGAAGTTGGAGAAATCAAATATGAAATGTTGTTACCTTTGAAAGTAGCAAATGACTATTATTCTGTTAATTTTTCAACTGGCGAAATGACATTTGAGTCCCATGGTCGTGACGAAACAAGGGTTAAAATACCTTATGAAGCGAGAAATGTTCATGTAATGCCCACTACCATAAGCAGTGCAAGTGAGAAGCATTTTATGACCTATAATAGCAGTTCGAAAATGATAGAGATATACTGATCAACTCAAAGGTTCTGATATATATGAGAAGAAAAAATATAATCAACTCGGAAAATGCAGTATCAGAAGTAGTTGATGTAGTGCTCATACTTGGTATAATGCTTATTGCAATAACTGTGATAACAGTTGCAGGATTTCCTGCTCTTCAAAACATGCAGGAAAGTGGACATAAAGAGAATATCAGACAAAGTTTCATAGTTCTTGGAGAGAATGTAAATAAGGTCGTCTTTGACAATGCTCCATCCCAGTCCATAGAATTGAAAATGTACGGAGGAGGAATATGGGTCACTGGAAATTCTTCAATTAATGTTGAATTGGAAACATGGAATGCTACGAACTCCACACCTGAAATTCAAACAAGATATACGCAACTTAGAGAATTGCAGAATCAATATGAAGATACAACAATCTCTTATGAGAACACAGGAGTTTGGGCAAAGTATGGGACTGGTGAAGCTGTGATTGTTCGGGAACCTCAGTTTATCAATTCAGATGAACTCCTCGTAATTCCTTTTACTCTTGTTACAGGTGTTGATGGTATTGCAGGAGAAGGCCTAGTAAGAGTAATTGCAGAAAAGGATTCAGTCCCTCAGGTCTATAAATACCAAAATGTATCAGCAGTTAATATAACAATACAAAGTCCATATTATACCGCTTGGGAAGACTATCTGAACGAAACTCTGGGAATGCAAATCGTGGACATGGATCATATGAATTCAACAGTTAATGCATCCAGAAGTTATGCAAAGAATACCGACGTATACATACTTCAATCATCAATCGAAATGACAATTGAATAAGGTGGATATAGCAGATGGAACGTGGAAAAAACATACTCAATGAATGTAATGCCGTTTCATCTGTTGTTGGATCATTATTAATTTTTTCAATGACAATCATTTGCATCACTGCAATGTTTCTCTACAGTGTCCCTATGATTGCTGAAATGCAAGATGAAGCCGAAGCGCAGAAAGTAGAACAGGCATTCACAATACTGGATTCACGTATAAGTAAAGTAGCACTTGGAGAATCTCCCCTACAAACAACATCTATCACAATGGAAGGAGGTACTTTAAACGTAAACGCCCCGGCGGAATCTGAAAAAGGAAGAATGACTATTCAGATCATCAACCAAACGGATAATACAAAGGAAGACTTCAATTGTTCACTCGGAACCATAGAATATGTCACAGATGATCGAAAAATAGCATACGAAGGTGGCGGCGTGTGGTCCAACTATGGTTCAAGAGGAGGAACGGTTATGATATCACCACCGGAGTTCCATTACAACGGAGTAACTCTAACTTTGCCAATAATGACCATTAATGGAAAATCTTCATCCAGCGGAGATGGTGACTTCGATATTGCAGTTACTTCCGACAACAAGCCACAAATATTATATCCAAATGTATCAGCATCTGTCCAGAGAAAGAATCCAGTTATACATGACAAGGTCATTGTATACATTGAAAGTGAATACTACGATGCCTGGGCCGATTATGCAAACACATTAATCTACACGACTGCAACAGTTGATGATACGAACGAAACAGCCATCATTGAATTCTATACTACCCCGCCAATGGGAACATTTAGCCTTACTAATAATATAAAATTTGGTCAGGTCAATAAATCAAACTCACAACCGATCCACGACTTTAAGTTCCATTTTGAAGCCGCGAAGTCCCAGGGATTGAATCCAAAAAAGTATGAAATTAAAGCTATTTTCGATACAAAGACATTAATTTATAGTTTACAAAAAAAGAGCGGTGCTGATCAGCTTGAACTTTATGTAACCTATATGGATACATCTGTAGGTCCAGACTATATCGAACATTGGGAGGGAATTGAAACATTTTCAGTAGAAGGAGCACAAGCAGATGAGATCTCGAATGTGGATCTGCTTAATGAATCTTTCATGATGAAATATAGTCCACCCAATCTGGATGGTGCAGACACCGATTTCTCATGGGGACCATCCAATACTACAAGTGAATTACCGAACGTTGAAATCAATACAACATCAGGATATGATCAATATTCACTGGAAAATGTAACTCAACATTACATTAAACTAATGACAAATGAAGAACAAATCGAATTCAATCTGGATGGCGGTTCGCAGGATCCAATGGATTATGGAAGCTCAAAGATAACTCTAAATTATGATTCAATTGGAAATCTTATTACTTATCTACATGTAACTCAAAACGAGCTGGATGTACAAATTGTAAATTGAGATCTATAATACCAATACGCGGTCTTATAATATTAAAAATCCAATTGACATGCACAAAAAGATAAGTATGCTAAACTCAATAAATAATATCATAAAACGTTTTATCATAATGAATATATAATTCGGATTTGGTGGATATGGGGACTCGAAATAAAACATTAGACTCATGTAAAGCGGTTTCATCAGTTGTTGGATTGTTGCTGATGTACTCACTTGCAATAATTGCTATTGGAATTATATTGGTTTATAATGTCCCTGTGCTTAATGATATGCAGGAAAATGCAAAAGCACAAAAAGTTGAACAGGCTTTTACGGTTCTTGACTCTCGAATAAGTAAAGCAGCACTGGGAGAATCACCATACCAAACAACGGCTATATCCCTTATGGGTGGAAGTGTAAGTGTAAATAGTCCTGGTGAAAATGAAAAGGGACTCATGACAATACAAATCATAAATTATACTACCAATAATTCAGAAGAATTTAACTGCTCATTGGGTACTATAGAATATATAAAAGATGATCGAACAGTAGCCTATGAAGGTGGAGGAGTATGGTCTGATTATGGATCAAACGGTGGAATTGTTATGGTATCACCACCAGAATTTCATTATAATACTGTAACATTAACTTTGCCATTAACAACCATCAATGGAAATTCAACGGTCGCTGGCAATGGTAATATCGATATTGCTGTTACTTCCGATAACAAACCATACGTACTGTTCCCTAATGAATCTACCAACCGATCAAATCCTGTTACAGACTATGATGAGATTCTGATCTATATAAAAAGTGACTACTACAAAGGCTGGGCAAGCTACATTAATTCAATGCCTAACACAGTCACAGTACTTGATGACGAAAATAAAACAGTGATAACTCAATTCACTACAGAACCACCAATGGGAACATATCCCCTCAAAAGGAAGTTGAAAGTTGGTCGAATTGATCCAGAACCAGCAGAACCAGTGTATGATTTCTATTATTACTTGGATGGTGATGGCAGTCAAGGATTACAGTCAATGAAATCGAACTTGATTGCAACATCTGGAACAAGAACACTCACATATAATTTCCAAAAGAAGAATGGACATTATCCAATAAAAATCACTTCTGTGACCTATGAAGATACCAACTCAGGGATTGATTATATGGAAGAATGGGAAGGGATAGGTGAATACACCATAAATGGGAAAAATGATGGTGAGAATGCAACTGTGGATTTGCTAAATGAATCATTCATGATGAGATATATTAGTGATTATCAAGACTTTTCTTGGGGACCATCCGGACCCATCAAAGAACTACCTGATGTTGAAATATATAATAACGATGAAAACTATTCGATTAATGATATTACACAACATTACATGAAATTAATAACAGAAGAAGGTCCAGTTTTCTTCTATTTAGATAATGGAAACCAAGACAATATAGACTATGACGCTTCTACAGTTACTATCAATTATAAGGGACTAGGTAACTTTATTACCTACCTACACATCACTCAAAATGAACTGGATGTAACCGTAGAATAACCAAATAAAAAATCAACTCGGGTCATATAGCACATAACCTATGACCCAAAATTACTATTTTTAAAATCCTTCACTCAACGTCCGAGACTTCCGTATACTCAGCAGTATAGCTCTCTCCTGCACCGATCTGTGCTTCGAGGGCTGCCACCAATGCAAGGAAGTAGAATGGTGTTGTCAGTAAAGAACCAACATAGACCATGCCGCCTATTGCGCTGATCACCCACAGGATGATAGCCAGAACAAGAGTGTCGACAAAGTTGTTCTTTGATATCTCGATACTTTCTTTTATGGAATCCATTACGCCGTATCCCCTTATAATAAGGAGAGGAAGTGCATAGATCATAAGGATTGAAAGCACGATTCCCGGAAGTACCAGGAACATAAATCCTATTCCCACTATAATGGCGAATATGATAAAGAACACCCAGCTCTTTATGAAATTGTTGAAACCTTCGAAAAGGTCATTGATCTCAACCTTTTCACCACCCATTCCTTTTACGGCCATGTAAGCAAGACCATAGAAGAGCGGTGCAATGGTTACAATGAATATGGAACCTATAAATGCTATCAATGTAGCTACTACATAAGCTGCAATGTTCTCTTTGAAAACATCCCATGCTCGCCTAAATATTTCTTCATAATCCATAAGATCACCTCTAAAATAAAATAGATTTATAGGCATAAATACTTTTGTACCGGACTATATATGGAAAGGCTTGCGGATAATTCAAGCTTGCGCTTCCACATTCATTGTTGGTTAAGTATTGTATACGTAGGGAAGGGTATGTCAATTCCCTCCTTCCTGAACTCGGAATCTATCAGCGTGTTAACTTCATTTATGACACTGAACTTTTCTGAAGGATACCTTACCCACAGGATCAATGCAAAATCAAGGCTGAAATCCCCATGGTTGTCAAATCTTACTGAAGGCTCAGGGTAATCCAGAACAAGATCAATGCTCTTTGCGATGTTCAGAAGGACCCTTTTTACCTTTGCAACATCGGAACCATACGCAACACCGATGGTTATTTTCACCATCATTTTAGGCTGGGGTGATGTATAATTTATGACCTTGTTGTTTGCTATTATGCTGTTCGGGATAATGATCATATTGTTGTAGAAATCAAGGATCCGGGTGCTTCTTATACCAACTTCTTCCACAATCCCGATCTGGCCATCGGCGATCTCGATGCGGTCACCGTTCTTGAAAGGCTTGTCATAATAGATAGAAAGACCACCGAAGAACTGTGAGATAGCATCCTTGGCAGCAAATGCTATTGCAATACCCACGATACCTGCAGATGCGAACAAAGGAACAACGTTCACTCCCCAGACACCTTCGAGTATCAGACCGATACCGACCAGACCGATCACAATATCGGAGAGACCTTTCATGAGTGGGAGCATTTCGTCATCGATCTTTGTCTCTGTCTTCTTTACTAACGATGGAAGGACATTGTCAAACAGTATCTTGTTAAGGCTGATCAAGGTAAATATCCAGACCAGTGCCAGAATGGTCAGCAATATGTCATTGAAGATCCACAGATAACTTTTTGCACCACCAACTATGGAAAGTGCAAGGAATGCGCCCATGAGTATAACCGTGTAGTATATAGGCCTCTTTACAGCGTGTATTACAAGGTCATCGATCTCAAATCTCGTCTTAGAGGTAAAATGCAGAAGAACTTTCTTGAAAACGAGATCTACCAGATAAGCAAGTATCACAGATAATACCATTATAGAGGCTGCCAGGGCTAATTTGTATTCAATTGTACCAAAAAGCGACCCTAATATTTGCTGGGCATACATGGATACTGTTTCATTGAATGACATAGATATAGAATTGGTAAGTAAATATATATTTATTTGGACACGACATCGGAAATTACACGATGAATAGTATCAAGCAGATCCTTTTTGCTGAAAACTCCTTTTTTAATAATCGAATTTACTTTCCTGTCCATGAATACACGGTCCCTGGCTGTAATATCACTCCCGGTGCATGCTACGATAGGAATATTACTAGTTTCAGGGTTTGATCTTAATACGGAGATCACATCTAATCCGGAGACATGTGGCATCATGAGGTCAAGTAATACAATATCTGGCTGTTGTTCCGTGCATATATCAATTGCATCCGTCCCGGAATATGCACGCAATACGGTGAAGCCTTCCGGTTCCAGCATAGATGACAGAAGCTCAACAGCATAAGGCTCATCATCACTTATCAGGATCACCGGGTTCTTTCGTTCAAGTTTCTCTTTGTACCTGTCCATCAGTTTCAAAAGATAATCACGATCGAATGGTTTTGTCAGGTGACCCACTGCACCAAGTTCCAGAGCAGTTTCTTTCTGATCCATCATAGAGATCATTACTACAGGGATATCAGAGGTCGAAACGTCCTCTTTCAAATGGCGAAGTACACTCCACCCATCCATCTCCGGCAACACTACACCAAGAATAACAGCAAAAGGTTTCAATTTTCTGGCAATCGCCACAGCTTCTATACCATTTTCAGCAGAAACGACACGATAGCCACCATCAATAAAAGTTAACATCAAAAGCTCACGCGACCTTTCATCTTCCTCAATAACAAGTATCAGAGGATCGTTGTCCGTGCATTTGTCAGGAACTATGATCTCAGGAGCTACCTTTTTAGCTAGTGCATCAATAGCATCACTACCAATATGTCCGGAATTGTCCTGGACTGTTTGCTGAGCGACCTTCGGAATAGAGGGCTGAGTTATAGACTTACCTTTACAAGGCGATACTCCTGAAATCGGTATGTCAAAGAAGAAGGTGCTTCCCAAGTTGGGTTTGCTTTTGACCCAGACGTTTCCACCATGCATCTCCACAAAGTGCTTGACAATTGCAAGGCCAAGACCGGTACCACCGTAACCCCGACGGTGGGAAGCATCCGCCTGACTAAAGGGCTTGAAAAGGGACTGACGGTCCTCTTCAGAAATACCAATACCAGTATCTTTTACCTGAACCACTAAACGTTCTTCAACAAATCTTGCACTGACATCAACAGAACCGCCTGCAGGAGTAAACTTTATTGCATTGCTCACCAGATTTTGCAGGATCTGTTCGAACTTCTGCTTATCAGCGTTAATAACGATACCCCGTGGATCTAATTCAGAATGCAGATCAACATCTTTCTTCTCAGCCATTGGAGCAAGCAGAGAACAAACCACATCAAACGATTCCAAAACAAGGAAATGTTCGTAGTTCAATTCCACATTCCCGGATTCCACCCTTGAAATATCCAGAATATCATTGATAATGTCCAGTAGCTTCTTACCACTATCCGAGATATTATGCAGGTATTTCGCCTGTTTTTCATTAATGTCTCCCGATCCAAGCATAACATCGGAAAAGCCAATTATAGCATTCAAGGGAGTTCTGAGCTCATGCGTCATATTGGAAAGGAATTCACTTTTTGCAATAATAACAGTTTCAGCGTTAGCCTTTGCAGCTAAGAGATTTTCCTCTTTGTTCCTGCGTTCAATGACATCATTCGAAATGAGCAGAAACGCATTTTTGCCCCTGTATTCTATAAGACTGGCATTCATTTCCACAGGTAAGCTCATCCCATTTTTTTTCAGAAGGACCGTCTCAAAGATCGAATGTCCATTATCGAGCACTTCACCCATATGAACTTTAAATTCCTCTACACAGTCAGAGAGGATAACTGACCCTGAACTCAGAGAAAGAAGTTCTTCATACGTGTAACCTAAAAATTCAAGTCCGGCCTTATTGGCCTTAAGGAAAGTCCCATTAAGATCCTGGACATAAACACCATAACTAAATCTATCAAACAGTGCCCTGTACTCTGCTTCTGTTTCTGCTTCCTTCAATTCGGCCTCAGCAATTTTCTTATCAGTGATATCCAGGATAATACCATGATAGCGGTCAGTAATACCATCTTCCACAATTTCCAGCTGAGAATGTTCAGATATCCAATGGACATTTCCATTTCGATCCAGAATACGGTACTCTTTGGAGAAATCTCTTTTATTTTGTTTTAAGCATTCAAGAAGATCAGAATAATAGCCTTCAACATCATCCGGATGAATAATATCAGCATAAACGATCTCACCAGACATCAGGGTCGCTGCATCATACCCAAATTGGCTCACATTATCCGACACGAACTCAACCGGGAATCCTTTTTCAGCCTTCCACAGGAAGGCAATAGCAGGACTGCTGCGATAGATGCAACTGAGCTCTTCATCTTTTCTTGTTGGTTTAGGAGACACTTGTATTTCCGGCTCAATAGCCGGTGTTTCCTCCTCAAGTGAAAGGTTCTTTTCATCCACTTCTATGATGATGTTGCCATTCCTGTGCATCAGATCGATGACCTCAGAGCGGGAGAAAACATCGATCGGAAAAGTACACAACGATCTCATCCCAAGCTCCCTGACAGTATCTTTTACAATATCGGCGTAAGATGTAAGATATTCCAGTCCGGAACCTTCAACATCCTGCAGATCCACGTTAAAGCGAAGCCCATCGAAACCATCCAGTATAACCTGGTCCTGCATGAGTTTCCAGTGATCAAGCAGAAGAGAAGGCAATAATTTCAGGTCATTTCCGGGTAATTCCGGCATAGGAACGATCTCAAGCTGGGATGTGCGAAGATAAGGATCAATATAGATGCCCCTTTCTTTGAGCATATCTTTTGCCTTTGTAGCACTTTCCACATCAGGGGTCATCCATACACATAATTCGTTGCCATCGAGACCTGACATGATGTAATCCTGCAGAAATTCGGCCAGCTGTGCCTTATCCTTATATACAAAGCAAAAATGACAGCCATTAGAAATGACAGACGCGTCTTTGTCCGTTTTTCTTACTTGATCATCCATTGTTTCTTTCCAGGATCTCAGATATTGATGTTATAGCAGTAATAATTGAAATAATGTAGTTCAACTTCCAGAAGTGTAGAACTGCATCGAATAATGCAACTTTGTTACATCACAGAGAGATTGTTTTTGCTATTATATATATTATAACCCATAGAAAAGAGATAGATGCTACTTATTGTGATTTTGATGAAATGTCATTAAAGTATAAGATGCATTCAGAATAGATCACAGGAAATATTAGGAAAAATGAAATGAAAAAATACCACGGAAACTGATT is part of the Methanococcoides orientis genome and harbors:
- a CDS encoding FlaD/FlaE family flagellar protein; this translates as MSELAWGNKKEKEDTSPFDTEDTGFLLNKAVIPIADPKSNDHATITDSNIHINPVDLQGSRPEILTIDGIENRNLESVDTDTSFLLKFEKDPADLEKMNSAQKNINEGLLNGIIATANEEIVPEKITSSKKRSLPLFEPDLPTEDTINSSFLPYENQASLNKDSNNQRHDLEGKTFENIPENTISNPFEQSETTKRPHLNKERDQGSETPKFPPATPNIVPDLENEMPEANNKVSKNGNGIMRLITKTFKRFTHKKKLLDRMEEWQPPMAEVQTQEDIPEPVKRDVEINSGKKETIPHENIDSPTLEEIRKVIPIDPKNIQNSPEWEVPSTQFENFPLEVTAEMGQTEHTTTPVGPDNDLNIGNSSKEIQKIKDELILSKQSNEDLTKDIKNISGTINALEGSINSLKKDEDKFNSIINMRVEESAEKIEFLEKRLNGFEITLESIQTDNVELKTGLNTIEQNIMELTGSYSIMLNQMQKLTEFGNSRSAEIFETNKRIDELDQTLVSMNNVQVESQRSMLEIHSVTSDLIKSVENTHDANKELRSDSEEQTQLIKDEILSLTDFVEKEFKNLGARSYRANGENVQLNNIIKNSTNMKLCMEWLEFLMELVGQNHLADILSYYEELGWISEDVRLELMRYAEGIDYYIEKSDWKLAPDDHVKSIWFIEQLAGLKVDKNRLSIVEKNIKKVKNGTEIYGI
- a CDS encoding DUF7288 family protein, which gives rise to MRSLNIVTITDEEGAQMHTLEAIMAATIMVVIILFAVQATSLTPLTSSTANAHIESQMYIIGQDMLTSLDHSSNGQNSDLKDEIINWNGEMYVWNGTNYQSDDNKNNSLDGPVVDLLKLILVDYGIAHNIEFTYSSISESGNYTKYNEKLENYYIYNGDPSDNAVIVSRKVLLSESDVGSSYKTATGIPDVDGSTTALYNIIDVKLTLWRM
- a CDS encoding DUF7287 family protein, whose translation is MTRPNLFKRKLRGNDEGQVTIDYLIGITIFIVALFFIFQYSAGLFTPFQSNSDEVTLVADRVATSITEMEMSAGDIRTPNLIDSDKTDDYFDTKLSTSGYYTEIDKLGLRGEYHRYDLNVTLENSTQMLKMAGEPLPLSNNIGQTKRVVLIEDTITGKTETAILSVRVW
- a CDS encoding DUF7266 family protein, producing the protein MKQIFHENEAVATSVGFILTFSITVITFLLVMNASYGMMNQAEHTVMREEFEIHGSNIALQLTEMETIVNISNNAGGEVGEIKYEMLLPLKVANDYYSVNFSTGEMTFESHGRDETRVKIPYEARNVHVMPTTISSASEKHFMTYNSSSKMIEIY
- a CDS encoding DUF7261 family protein produces the protein MRKFDDSAQLLLLAAFAIGFTLVITTIMLNNVIYASNMASESTSDISNYEISNIAQMTDEATRAAYNDSKSYSDETARDANITAYIDSYANEISTIYAFRGLSLSFDDSNLTEAYFTENGLYSGNSDWDVVKNVNRTDIFTIELTNTSKLVDESNAYEVYLINQSNGTVWSMKVYNDSTHINISVNNQIVDSKTPTTYMMLNITGVSSFNFNKSTTKDPYMIKFVNSSNAMGYYSISGGLADGSSFVEERYKVTNTTISVASSNNKINVSIPFTIP
- a CDS encoding DUF7289 family protein; protein product: MRRKNIINSENAVSEVVDVVLILGIMLIAITVITVAGFPALQNMQESGHKENIRQSFIVLGENVNKVVFDNAPSQSIELKMYGGGIWVTGNSSINVELETWNATNSTPEIQTRYTQLRELQNQYEDTTISYENTGVWAKYGTGEAVIVREPQFINSDELLVIPFTLVTGVDGIAGEGLVRVIAEKDSVPQVYKYQNVSAVNITIQSPYYTAWEDYLNETLGMQIVDMDHMNSTVNASRSYAKNTDVYILQSSIEMTIE
- a CDS encoding DUF7289 family protein; the protein is MERGKNILNECNAVSSVVGSLLIFSMTIICITAMFLYSVPMIAEMQDEAEAQKVEQAFTILDSRISKVALGESPLQTTSITMEGGTLNVNAPAESEKGRMTIQIINQTDNTKEDFNCSLGTIEYVTDDRKIAYEGGGVWSNYGSRGGTVMISPPEFHYNGVTLTLPIMTINGKSSSSGDGDFDIAVTSDNKPQILYPNVSASVQRKNPVIHDKVIVYIESEYYDAWADYANTLIYTTATVDDTNETAIIEFYTTPPMGTFSLTNNIKFGQVNKSNSQPIHDFKFHFEAAKSQGLNPKKYEIKAIFDTKTLIYSLQKKSGADQLELYVTYMDTSVGPDYIEHWEGIETFSVEGAQADEISNVDLLNESFMMKYSPPNLDGADTDFSWGPSNTTSELPNVEINTTSGYDQYSLENVTQHYIKLMTNEEQIEFNLDGGSQDPMDYGSSKITLNYDSIGNLITYLHVTQNELDVQIVN